Proteins co-encoded in one Rhopalosiphum maidis isolate BTI-1 chromosome 2, ASM367621v3, whole genome shotgun sequence genomic window:
- the LOC113554528 gene encoding uncharacterized protein LOC113554528, with protein MIIVKIFVLIGSSCLVKSKNVYMHNLPLGEYRTVFEKLYPCQSLTLNQFHLYYNKKAYNVTELKGNFTFLNPFDDSYTLDVNAASWSLIGGWKPNSMVYVAKKACSSLKMFAGNAWYTVLKAFNITKTSCPILPGTYVTSGMNLKNVEEDHNFPKVYFYGKYKVSFKIKNYKNEIITCYICELSLIRPWENPI; from the exons atgataatagtaaaaatattcgttCTTATTGGATCTTCTTGTTTGGTTAAATCAAAAAACGTTTATATGCATAATTTGCctttg gGGGAATACCGTACAGTATTTGAGAAGCTATATCCTTGTCAATCGTTAACGTTAAATCAATTTCATCTGTACTACAATAAAAAGGCATATAATGTAACTGAGCTGAAaggaaattttacatttttgaatccTTTTGACGATAGTTATaca cttGATGTAAACGCTGCATCTTGGAGTTTAATTGGTGGTTGGAAACCAAATTCGATGGTTTATGTAGCAAAGAAAGCATGTAGTAGTTTGAAGATGTTCGCAGGGAATGCGTGGTATACAGTATTGAAGGCTTTTAACATTACTAAAACTAGCTGTCCAATTCTTCCG GGTACATATGTTACATCAGGAATGAATTTGAAGAACGTAGAAGAAGACCATAACTTTCCCAAGGTgtatttttatggaaaatataaagtatcatttaagataaaaaattataaaaatgaaattattacttGCTACATATGCGAGTTGAGTCTTATACGACCATGGGAAAATCCAATTTAA